The genomic window CCCACCTCTTGAATCAACCATCTCAACCAATTCATCAAAACCGAGCATTTCGAAAATCAGTTTGATACATAGGTTCAACTTCTGTGGTTGGCATATGCGTAGAGATCCATCAATCACTTCACGAGCAATAGATAACGAGGTTTCGTTCAATGGGATCTTAACTTGGTTCAAGGTTTTGATTTGATACTTTACGATGAACCACTCACCATTCTGCTCCAACAAATTAGAACTGTTTAGAGATCTGATATCCGACATACGCAAACCTGTCAAACAGCCTAACAGAAACACTTTACGAACTCTCTCCAACCCTTTCCGTTTGAATGTATAGTCTTTTAATTTAGCGAGTTCTTCATCAGTTAGGACCACTTTGTAACGATCAACGTGTTTCAATCTTTCTTCAACTTTATATTCAAGATTTCGTGTTTTGATTTTAGCAGATACACAGTAGTTCAAGAACGATGTAAAGATCTTCATGTATTCGTTTACAGTTGAGTTGGACAACCCTTGTTTCATCATATAGGATTGAAACTCTGTTGACATCGCAACGTCTACATCGTCAACTTTCGAAGAAGTATTAAAGTGACCTTTCATATGAGCAAGGAGATTCTTGAAGTCATTAACGGTACGTACTGCAACTCGATCATACTTGTAAGTCATGAACTTTGAGTAAGCTTCAAAAATGTTGTCAGCATCGAGATTTGAATATGCAGACTTCAACATCTTAGTGGTTACGGTTGTGTATTTCTCGCACAGTTCTTCAGCAAGTTCTTCATACCTAGATCGCATCTTCTTCAACTTCAAATTGAGTTCGATTCGATTGATGTTAGGTGCTTTCACCTTCTCGGTTTTAGGGTTCCATTCATTTATGGCAACCGTTATACCGGTGGTAAATCTCAGGCGTTTTTTATTTACGTAAAACTCTAAAAAGATTGAAGATTTTTCTTTGTCTATGTCTTTGTAATATAATTTTGATTGCATGTTAGGTAATTAAAATCGTGACAGTGATCGTGACAAATCTAAAAAATTCCTATGCTAAATATCAAATACTGTAAAATGTGGTAAAAAATATAACAACTCAATATCAATACTTTATGATTCATTATGGTTTCACTATCTTTCTGTTGAAAATGAATCTCAATTACTTATTGATAAATACTGCATACATTGCTTATTAAATATGACTCAGAATAAATCAATCCGCACCTATTTTGGTGATGTTAAACCCACAGGTTGGATGTACAACCAAATCAATCACGATCTTCTTCATGGCTTCGTTGGCAAATTGGATCAAATGGTTCCTGATCTTATTGTTGAAGATGATATTTACAATAAAGATAGATTAACGCGTTTAGTAAAATCTAAGGATGTTGGAGCAGTGAATTCAGAAGGAGAATGGAATATTCAATTCCTTTGGTGGAATTCGGAAACCCAATCCAATTGG from Flammeovirga yaeyamensis includes these protein-coding regions:
- a CDS encoding tyrosine-type recombinase/integrase; its protein translation is MQSKLYYKDIDKEKSSIFLEFYVNKKRLRFTTGITVAINEWNPKTEKVKAPNINRIELNLKLKKMRSRYEELAEELCEKYTTVTTKMLKSAYSNLDADNIFEAYSKFMTYKYDRVAVRTVNDFKNLLAHMKGHFNTSSKVDDVDVAMSTEFQSYMMKQGLSNSTVNEYMKIFTSFLNYCVSAKIKTRNLEYKVEERLKHVDRYKVVLTDEELAKLKDYTFKRKGLERVRKVFLLGCLTGLRMSDIRSLNSSNLLEQNGEWFIVKYQIKTLNQVKIPLNETSLSIAREVIDGSLRICQPQKLNLCIKLIFEMLGFDELVEMVDSRGGKHSVTTQRRCDLVTMHSSRHTFITRLIRAGVPLHVIIKYSGHNNIKSLESYAVIHDTDDFDHNVKNLI